In Anaerobacillus sp. CMMVII, a single window of DNA contains:
- the purR gene encoding pur operon repressor: protein MKKFRRSGRLVDLTNYLIHNPHQLIPLNYFAERYDSAKSSISEDLAIIKEMFESQETGLLLTVAGASGGVKFIPTASTEEIKVFLTELCSKLEDPNRVLPGGYLYMMDIIGNPKLMNEIGRYFATMFANKNVDVIMTMATKGIPLAYAVATYMNVPVCIVRHEHRITEGSLVSINYVSGSTKRIQTMSLAKRSLKEGSNVVIIDDFMKAGGTIKGMINLVEEFQSHVVGIGVLVEANHAEERLVDKYTSMTRLSEVNTKEKIVKVELGNFLDTLKQIKED, encoded by the coding sequence ATGAAAAAGTTTCGTCGCAGTGGCCGTTTAGTAGACTTGACCAATTACTTAATACATAATCCACATCAACTGATACCATTAAATTATTTTGCTGAACGGTATGATTCAGCTAAATCTTCTATTAGTGAAGATTTAGCGATAATAAAGGAAATGTTTGAAAGCCAAGAAACCGGACTATTATTAACTGTGGCTGGAGCAAGTGGTGGAGTTAAGTTTATACCAACTGCAAGCACTGAGGAAATTAAAGTATTTCTTACGGAATTGTGTTCGAAGTTAGAGGATCCTAATCGAGTATTACCTGGTGGCTACTTATACATGATGGATATTATTGGTAACCCGAAGTTGATGAATGAAATTGGTCGTTATTTTGCGACAATGTTCGCAAATAAAAATGTTGATGTTATTATGACGATGGCCACAAAAGGAATACCTTTAGCTTACGCAGTAGCTACCTACATGAACGTACCGGTTTGTATCGTTAGACACGAGCACCGAATTACTGAAGGTTCGCTTGTTAGTATCAATTATGTATCTGGTTCAACGAAACGAATCCAAACAATGTCCTTAGCCAAGAGAAGCCTAAAAGAAGGTTCAAATGTCGTCATCATTGATGATTTTATGAAGGCTGGCGGAACAATCAAAGGAATGATTAACTTAGTTGAGGAGTTCCAATCACATGTGGTTGGAATAGGTGTCTTAGTAGAGGCTAATCATGCAGAAGAAAGATTAGTCGATAAATATACTTCAATGACTCGGTTGTCAGAAGTAAATACAAAGGAAAAGATAGTGAAAGTCGAGTTAGGTAATTTCTTAGATACGTTAAAACAGATCAAGGAGGATTAA
- a CDS encoding RidA family protein: MKIVQTTEAPAAIGPYSQGIIVNNMLYSSGQIPLLANGELILGGVKEQTAQVLKNVDAILKEAGASRETVVKTTVFIKDMNDFPLINEVYEGYFSTHKPARSTVEVARLPKDVLVEIEVIALVK, encoded by the coding sequence ATGAAAATTGTTCAAACAACAGAAGCTCCTGCAGCTATCGGTCCATACTCACAAGGAATTATTGTAAACAATATGCTTTATAGCTCAGGACAAATTCCACTGTTAGCAAATGGAGAGCTTATTTTGGGTGGCGTAAAAGAGCAAACAGCGCAGGTATTAAAAAATGTTGATGCGATCTTAAAGGAAGCTGGTGCTTCTCGTGAAACAGTTGTTAAAACGACGGTATTCATTAAAGATATGAATGATTTCCCGCTAATTAATGAAGTTTATGAAGGTTACTTCTCAACCCATAAACCAGCCAGGTCGACTGTTGAGGTAGCAAGACTACCAAAAGATGTTTTGGTTGAAATTGAAGTAATTGCATTAGTAAAATAA